A stretch of the Ornithodoros turicata isolate Travis chromosome 4, ASM3712646v1, whole genome shotgun sequence genome encodes the following:
- the LOC135391105 gene encoding GPI mannosyltransferase 2-like: protein MLAKIVYLALTSRLLVFLLQVICNWIVPDHDADAFRRPTAPPSSNVVTYLFGGFAHWDAEYFLHIAEHGYTYENTLAFFPLYPHLVRCITDSVLDPLLCILLPYQSVLLLSGVLLNVFMFTIAAIALYHLTLILFDETAAMEATLLFCFNPASVFFSACYTESLFSATTFLGLYLLEFGQECLATVFFILGGFVRSNGFLSSGFLIFHTFIKWSQPWQSGCELVVKTGARVALCFAPYLLFQCYTWSLYCIPDRSVEHSDAVLQQASEHGYHLAGYNISEWCKNVLPFSYGYVQQKYWNVGFLRYYQLKQLPNFLLATPVVALLGSACFHFLKRNSKTFFPIRWKPGQGVAAEVRRLPYLLHVCILLTLCTLFVNVQVTTRLVAASSPVLYWATFLILDHHPARGAAVLLKGKWHQQLRVLWRTDFLRRRVLTFFALYFVLGTAMHVNRLPWT from the exons ATGCTTGCCAAAATCGTGTACTTAGCGTTAACATCAAGGCTGTTGGTTTTCTTGCTTCAG GTAATTTGCAACTGGATCGTACCGGACCACGACGCAGATGCATTTCGGCGACCAACTGCGCCTCCGTCTTCCAACGTCGTCACGTACCTCTTCGGCGGATTTGCTCACTGGGATGCGGAGTACTTCTTGCACATTGCCGAGCACGGTTACACGTACGAGAACACGCTGGCTTTTTTCCCGTTATACCCACACCTCGTCCGCTGCATAACAGATTCAGTCTTAGATCCGTTGCTATGCATACTCTTACCTTACCAAAGCGTGCTCTTGTTGAGCGGAGTTTTACTCAACGTTTTTATGTTCACCATCGCAGCCATTGCTCTGTACCACTTGACTCTCATACTCTTCGATGAAACGGCAGCCATGGAAGCCACGCTGCTCTTTTGTTTTAACCCAGCTTCCGTGTTCTTCTCCGCGTGTTACACGGAATCGTTGTTTAGCGCAACCACTTTCCTCGGACTTTACCTGCTGGAATTTGGTCAGGAATGTCTGGCGACCGTTTTCTTCATCCTCGGAGGGTTCGTACGGTCCAACGGGTTCCTGTCGTCCGGTTTTCTCATTTTCCACACGTTCATCAAGTGGAGTCAGCCGTGGCAATCTGGCTGCGAGCTCGTGGTCAAGACGGGTGCTAGAGTTGCGCTCTGTTTCGCTCCTTACTTGCTCTTTCAGTGCTACACCTGGTCCCTGTACTGCATTCCGGATCGTTCCGTCGAACACTCCGACGCTGTCTTGCAGCAGGCCAGCGAGCATGGCTACCACCTGGCCGGGTACAACATCAGCGAGTGGTGCAAGAACGTTCTCCCGTTTTCCTACGGCTACGTGCAGCAGAAATACTGGAACGTGGGGTTTCTCCGATATTATCAGCTCAAACAGCTCCCCAATTTCTTACTCGCAACTCCCGTCGTTGCGTTGCTGGGGTCCGCTTGCTTCCACTTCCTGAAGAGAAATTCGAAGACTTTCTTCCCGATCCGATGGAAGCCCGGCCAAGGCGTGGCGGCGGAAGTGCGTCGGCTGCCGTACCTCTTGCACGTGTGCATTCTGCTGACCCTGTGCACGTTGTTTGTGAATGTTCAGGTCACGACCAGACTCGTAGCGGCGTCCAGTCCAGTACTTTACTGGGCAACGTTCCTCATCCTTGATCATCATCCTGCACGCGGTGCGGCTGTGCTGCTCAAAGGAAAATGGCATCAACAGCTCAGAGTGCTCTGGAGAACGGACTTCTTACGCAGACGAGTTCTAACGTTTTTTGCGCTGTATTTTGTGCTGGGTACTGCAATGCACGTTAATCGTCTGCCGTGGACATAG
- the LOC135391102 gene encoding trithorax group protein osa-like → MPRKFKTQDGKSSEAIRGLWEGAYVSQFVRLFQRKFGFQSLTTQELEDALLDPESLVIPDLCARLLRFLTKQPTILISNFEVCLQDLLEDRQVSFSKSPWRDLTPSEKLSTLKWLLDHAYESKEEELSEFLDDHYDPDDLRGICVGQDAFDNVYWYLEDLRLYREAKKAQRSGGSSGPGEWDCICLTLSDWQLFLKQFRKSSNPQEKQLYAFLGCHLFPLVQAHAQSLQERDRATENRWLLEREREEVSRTQAMKCNGASSVDTPEAPLVAPTVATPADLGDCKISAPAKEEEGPPSSCAGPQQPTPPSGQGGPPVVGGSQCMAASPSGGTIVNGGGGPPAGRDCGPPPLIEASSLQPLSDNPSEGSVTSNKENAPPMPGPSPDMTTSNNTLPPLLQQQQQQQQQQQQQQQQHQIQLPPQHPSMMMIGGAGVPTMSSMSGAGMPHQQMSAGPPHPMVAMGQHTGGGPHPSMPVQALPSNLGVGPPKGAHMGGPPPQSHHQGMDAQYMQQQSQIFVFTTALANQAAEAVLTGQCPSIIAFHCAQPGTKRFLEKHPLKIQQFNKQSPAAWLNSLAQMKQQRGGAQMGPMKGASIPQHFGGPTPHPQGGSAPFCGPQHGCGMPHTGGPPSAPSWTQQQQQQPGGGVPHQEMWGGGATPYGPAGGGPRGARPPHAGPQGCGPPNGGGGSCFPAGFQGGPSCGTLPGNPSQTTAGVKVPDENLTPQQRQHREEQLAMIRKMHQLLFPEATGMAPSSSGPQSGGPPLRQGPQDPHHHGGPPNTAPHGGPSPHPAFQQSCIDHQHPEGSGGPHFPGGPASMGQQQQMSLQNEWHGMPQQQKPYFEDRRRKTPTHAHQSAGPPSFGPSGPCTPDFAHSPSAVQGGPYGPTRPGSCPNPNFNNGPSNRPASCTGFNSPGSFSNPPTPSNFTGVPTPGSVTTCRASPGPGMVFSPGPNPCSGAAQGGAFGGHGTPCSGGFAGAGAGGTFQPSGSRPSPCSIGFGGGQGGAQVPTCGSPALQPFSPVRPGTSPTGQGFASGPSPTHYGSSSPGAPRPQAPPSPAGASPRIGPPPPYAGGASQPRAGSLASPHPPASPLPSPAADPSRQFPPRLTNPSPGSMQTTPLSSPKPPGRPGSAGGRAPATPTTPMSTAVPSPSSGGKKRAATPLQENQGMMQDFAGNGTNPGSGDPSSAFGRSVSTPGGHHPRATPPGGMSKEPNLMPVPSPQQIQYLSSLEGQELTIQKQPNTGLHAQEGQQPQSTAGGNAHSGNMCTQQQQQQQPGAQPQQHLLPGMPHAEIPPLDMGPTMTSENSQGSFHSSCSSGGDMSNPRFPPTAAEMNPATFDGQQRYSQHEPHYRPSAGYVDQHQARFGMTHPQGGTFPDGVPHQRYHVPPQQGGFPMNPRDFGSPAGPDASLMSRPQSFRGLGPDGTPSSHIQNLQKMAPPYDPSKGEGGHPPELVQDPLDGTGGSPDGGMPPTTEFVPMMPHHGGVRPPYAQPNMGNTTARSNAGGGRGARGRASAAFAGMQVKPNAPNTIQYLPARPQGPQRAQGLEFLQRFAPPLTNLDAKVPTQNLQYFPPSGPPRSPMMMRSGGAYVTPNGTHVSGAPPMQMMGAGVPFQGKQGMAGPHGEVAQPLPPTVGQTFGYKQQPFYGPTTADPNYAVQFHNFQQQLYATNTRGQGASASQAGAGFFGPK, encoded by the exons GAGCTGGAAGATGCATTGCTTGACCCGGAGAGTCTGGTGATTCCCGACTTGTGTGCTCGACTCCTGAGGTTTTTGACGAAGCAGCCAACAATACT gatcTCTAATTTTGAAGTGTGCCTACAAGATTTATTGGAGGATAGGCAAGTGTCGTTCTCCAAGAGCCCCTGGAGGGACCTCACTCCAAGCGAGAAG CTCTCTACATTGAAGTGGCTGCTTGACCATGCCTATGAGAGCAAGGAAGAGGAACTCTCAGAATTCTTGGACGATCACTACGATCCAGACGATTTG CGAGGCATATGCGTAGGACAGGATGCTTTCGACAATGTGTATTGGTACCTGGAAG ACCTGCGGCTGTACCGGGAAGCGAAGAAGGCCCAGCGCAGTGGTGGTAGCAGCGGCCCTGGGGAGTGGGACTGCATCTGCCTGACGTTATCGGACTGGCAGCTGTTTCTGAAGCAGTTCCGCAAGTCTTCCAACCCGCAAGAGAAGCAACTCTACGCTTTCCTTGGTTGCCACCTGTTCCCCCTCGTGCAGGCTCACGCACAG AGCCTGCAGGAGCGCGACCGCGCGACGGAGAACCGCTGGCTTCTGGAGCGCGAGCGGGAAGAAGTTTCCCGCACCCAGGCCATGAAGTGCAACGGGGCATCCTCCGTGGACACCCCCGAGGCCCCCCTTGTCGCCCCCACCGTGGCCACGCCAGCCGACCTGGGCGACTGTAAAATTTCTGCCCCTGCCAAGGAGGAAGAAGGGCCCCCCTCTTCCTGCGCGGGACCCCAGCAGCCGACCCCCCCTTCCGGCCAAGGAGGGCCCCCGGTGGTGGGGGGTTCGCAGTGTATGGCGGCCTCACCGTCGGGTGGAACAATAGTCAACGGTGGAGGAGGACCACCCGCCGGAAGAGATTGTGGTCCGCCTCCATTAATCGAAG CTTCTTCTCTTCAGCCTTTGAGTGACAACCCAAGTGAAGGTTCTGTCACAAGTAACAAAGAGAATGCTCCTCCCATGCCTGGCCCAT CCCCAGACATGACTACGAGCAACAACACACTACCTCCGCTgcttcagcagcagcagcagcaacagcagcagcaacaacaacaacaacaacaacaccaaatTCAACTTCCTCCACAGCACCCTTCCATGATGATGATAGGTGGAGCTGGTGTCCCGACCATGTCCTCAATGTCAGGGGCAGGCATGCCACACCAGCAGATGAGTGCTGGTCCCCCTCACCCCATGGTTGCCATGGGCCAGCACACAGGAGGAGGTCCCCATCCTTCAATGCCTGTGCAGGCCCTGCCCAGCAACCTGGGCGTTGGGCCCCCAAAGGGTGCCCATATGGGTGGTCCCCCTCCTCAGTCCCATCATCAGGGGATGGACGCACAATATATGCAGCAACAGAGTCAGATCTTTGTGTTTACCACTGCACTAGCCAATCAGGCAGCAGAGGCAGTTCTCACAGGACAGTGCCCTTCCATCATTGCATTTCATTGCGCACAGCCGGGAACGAAAAGGTTTCTGGAG AAACACCCCCTGAAGATCCAGCAGTTCAACAAACAAAGTCCAGCAGCATGGCTCAACAGTCTTGCCCAAATGAAGCAGCAGCGTGGAGGAGCGCAGATGGGACCCATGAAAGGAGCATCTATCCCGCAGCACTTTGGTGGCCCCACGCCCCATCCTCAGGGCGGCTCGGCGCCTTTCTGTGGCCCACAACACGGTTGCGGTATGCCACACACTGGCGGCCCGCCATCCGCTCCTTCCTGgacacagcagcagcagcagcagcctggTGGTGGAGTACCGCATCAGGAGATGTGGGGTGGGGGTGCGACACCTTACGGTCCCGCTGGAGGAGGACCTAGGGGTGCCCGACCGCCTCATGCCGGTCCTCAGGGATGTGGCCCTCCAAACGGCGGAGGAGGGTCATGTTTTCCGGCAGGTTTCCAAGGTGGACCTAGTTGTGGCACGCTGCCGGGAAATCCTTCTCAGACCACTGCAG GAGTAAAGGTTCCTGACGAGAACTTGACACCTCAGCAACGGCAACACAGAGAAGAGCAGTTAGCCATGATTCGCAAGATGCATCAGCTGCTGTTTCCAGAGGCAACTGGTATGGCACCTTCAAGTAGTGGGCCCCAGTCTGGGGGACCGCCTTTGAGGCAAGGCCCCCAAGACCCTCACCATCATGGTGGCCCGCCTAACACAGCTCCACATGGTGGACCTAGTCCACACCCGGCCTTCCAGCAGAGCTGCATCGACCACCAGCACCCTGAAGGAAGTGGGGGTCCCCATTTCCCTGGTG GCCCCGCAAGTATGGGACAGCAGCAACAGATGTCTCTCCAGAATGAGTGGCATGGCATGCCCCAGCAGCAAAAGCCGTACTTCGAAGATCGACGACGCAAGACACCGACTCATGCTCACCAGTCAGCCGGGCCACCGTCCTTCGGTCCAAGCGGACCTTGCACTCCTGACTTTGCCCATTCACCATCTGCTGTACAGGGGGGCCCCTACGGACCTACGCGTCCGGGCTCCTGTCCCAACCCCAACTTCAACAACGGCCCTTCCAACCGTCCAGCTTCCTGCACAGGTTTCAACTCTCCGGGCTCTTTCTCCAATCCCCCGACACCATCCAACTTCACCGGAGTACCCACCCCTGGAAGTGTGACAACCTGTCGAGCCAGCCCTGGTCCCGGCATGGTGTTCAGCCCCGGACCGAACCCCTGCTCGGGAGCAGCTCAGGGGGGAGCCTTTGGCGGTCACGGCACACCGTGTAGTGGGGGGTTTGCCGGGGCTGGAGCTGGCGGAACGTTTCAGCCGTCTGGAAGCCGACCCTCTCCGTGTTCCATCGGGTTTGGTGGAGGCCAGGGTGGCGCACAAGTTCCTACCTGTGGGAGCCCCGCTCTCCAGCCGTTCAGCCCGGTCAGGCCAGGGACGAGTCCGACGGGACAAGGGTTTGCATCAGGCCCGAGTCCAACGCACTACGGCAGCTCGAGCCCGGGAGCACCACGGCCACAGGCTCCTCCCAGTCCGGCAGGTGCCAGCCCTCGTATCGGACCCCCGCCACCTTACGCGGGTGGGGCCTCCCAACCCCGAGCGGGCAGCTTAGCGAGCCCACACCCACCAGCATCACCACTACCTTCTCCAGCAGCGGACCCCTCTCGTCAGTTTCCCCCGCGGTTGACGAATCCAAGTCCGGGGAGCATGCAGACGACGCCACTCAGTTCTCCGAAGCCTCCCGGTAGACCAGGGAGCGCGGGAGGTCGTGCTCCAGCTACACCGACGACACCGATGAGCACAGCTGTTCCAAGCCCTTCATCGGGAGGAAAGAAAAGGGCAGCGACGCCGTTGCAGGAAAATCAAGGAATGATGCAAGATTTTGCGGGAAATGGAACTAACCCAGGCTCAGGAG ACCCGTCATCGGCATTCGGTCGGAGCGTAAGCACCCCCGGTGGGCACCATCCACGGGCTACACCCCCCGGTGGCATGTCCAAGGAACCGAACCTCATGCCAGTACCGTCACCCCAGCAGATCCAGTACCTCAGTTCTTTGGAAGGTCAGGAGCTCACTATCCAGAAGCAGCCCAACACGGGCCTGCACGCGCAGGAGGGCCAGCAGCCACAGTCAACAGCAGGAGGGAACGCTCACTCGGGCAACATGTGcacgcagcagcagcagcagcagcagccgggAGCGCAACCTCAGCAGCACCTCCTTCCGGGCATGCCACACGCGGA AATACCGCCTCTGGACATGGGCCCCACCATGACCTCCGAGAACTCTCAAGGTTCCTTCCACTCATCCTGTTCCTCTGGAGGAGACATGAGCAACCCCAGGTTCCCTCCTACAGCAGCTGAAATGAACCCTGCCACCTTTGATGGCCAGCAGAGGTACTCTCAGCACGAGCCTCACTATCGCCCCTCTGCGGGCTACGTCGACCAACACCAGGCCCGCTTTGGAATGACCCATCCTCAGGGCGGTACGTTTCCCGACGGCGTACCCCACCAGCGTTACCATGTCCCTCCTCAGCAGGGAGGTTTTCCCATGAACCCACGTGACTTTGGGAGCCCTGCTGGACCCGACGCATCGCTAATGAGTAGGCCTCAGTCTTTCCGAGGACTAGGGCCCGACGGTACGCCATCGTCGCACATTCAAAACCTGCAAAAGATGGCGCCCCCGTACGACCCTTCTAAAGGGGAAGGAGGTCACCCACCAGAGCTCGTGCAAGACCCACTAGATGGAACAGGGGGCAGTCCGGACGGAGGCATGCCCCCCACGACCGAGTTTGTCCCCATGATGCCCCATCACGGAGGCGTTCGACCTCCTTACGCCCAGCCAAACATGGGGAACACAACCGCGCGGAGCAACGCCGGTGGTGGTCGAGGTGCGAGGGGGCGAGCCTCGGCTGCATTTGCGGGCATGCAGGTGAAGCCGAATGCGCCCAATACGATTCAGTATCTTCCTGCCCGGCCGCAGGGGCCACAGCGCGCACAGGGGTTGGAATTCCTTCAGCGGTTTGCGCCGCCGCTGACGAATTTGGACGCTAAGGTGCCCACTCAAAACTTGCAATACTTCCCGCCGTCGGGACCGCCGAGGTCACCGATGATGATGAGGAGCGGAGGGGCGTATGTCACTCCAAACGGCACCCACGTGTCTGGCGCACCTCCCATGCAGATGATGGGGGCTGGGGTACCCTTTCAAGGGAAGCAGGGAATGGCGGGACCGCACGGTGAAGTGGCGCAACCTTTACCCCCCACGGTGGGGCAGACTTTTGGTTACAAACAGCAGCCGTTCTATGGCCCCACGACGGCGGACCCGAACTATGCGGTGCAGTTTCACAACTTTCAGCAGCAGCTGTATGCCACCAATACTCGCGGCCAGGGGGCATCGGCGTCTCAGGCAGGTGCTGGATTCTTCGGACCAAAGTGA